The Pseudobacteroides sp. sequence GAAAGTTGTTGCTTTAGCAAAAAACAGAGGATTTGTTTATCCAGGCTCGGATATTTATGGTGGTTTAGCTAATGCATGGGACTACGGACCTTTAGGGGTTGAGCTTAAAAACAACGTAAAAAAAGCATGGTGGAAAAAGTTTGTTCAAGAAAGTCCATATAATGTTGGAGTTGATTGTGCATTGCTCATGAACCCCCAGGTTTGGGTTGCATCAGGACATGTTGGTGGATTCAGTGATCCATTGATAGATTGTAAGGAATGTAAGACAAGACATAGAGCAGACAAGCTTATAGAAGACTGGAATGAGCAAAACAGTATCAACTTAAGAATAGACGGATGGAAGAATGAGCAGCTCCTTGAATATATGAAGGAAAAGGAAGTAACTTGTCCAAACTGCGGGAAGAATAACTTTACAGATATAAGAAAATTCAATCTGATGTTCAAGACATTCCAAGGGGTAACTGAAGATTCTAAAGCTGAGATTTATCTAAGGCCGGAAACAGCCCAGGGTATATTTGTCAATTTTAAAAACATACAAAGAACTTCAAGAAAAAAGATGCCTTTTGGTATCGGACAAATCGGAAAGTCATTTAGAAACGAAATAACACCAGGTAATTTTACTTTTAGGACAAGAGAGTTTGAGCAAATGGAGCTTGAATTTTTCTGTCAGCCGGGAACAGACCTGGAATGGTTTAAATATTGGAAGGATTTTTGTTACAACTGGCTTTTAAACTTGGGAATAAAGGAGGAAAGCTTAAAGCTCAGAGATCACTCAAAGGAAGAGCTGTCTCATTACAGCAATGCAACTACTGATATTGAGTTTAAGTTTCCGTTTGGCTGGGGAGAACTTTGGGGGATTGCAGACAGGACAGATTTTGACCTTAAGCAGCATATGGAACATTCCAAAGAAGATTTGTCATACTTTGACCCTACTACAAATGAAAAATATGTTCCGTTCTGCATTGAACCTTCATTAGGAGCTGACAGGGTTGCGTTGGCATTCCTGTGTGATGCTTACGATGAAGAAACAGTTGAAGAAGGAGATGTAAGGACTGTATTAAGATTCCACCCTGTTATTGCACCTGTTAAAATTGCCGTTCTTCCTTTGTCAAAGAAGTTGGGAGAAGAATCATATAAGGTTTATGAAAAATTAATTAAGAATTATGTTTGTGAATATGATGAGACAGGTAGTATAGGTAAAAGATACAGAAGACAGGATGAGATAGGAACACCATATTGCATAACTTTTGACTTTGACTCATTAAATGACGGCAGTGTAACAATAAGAGAGAGAGACTCCATGCAGCAGGTTAGGATGAAAATTGATGAACTTGATGGATTCTTTAAAGAGAAGTTTGAATTTTAATCACTTCAATTTTAAATAATCATAAAATTGTTAAGTGTTGTTTTATACAAAAAAATTAAAATTTTTTGTATAGAGCAACACTTAATATTTTGTTTTACTCGTATATTATATTTGTATGTTTAGTGTTTTACATTTATATAAGGCAGAAAATTGGTTATTATGTGCCCATGCCAAAAATATTCACTAAATGCCATGATTATCAATTAAAAAGGAAGCCAAAATTTAATATACTATAATAAAAGGTTATTATAGGGTAGATTCTATAATCAAACAGTTTTACATACTTAGATTTTAAATTAATATTTGCTGCTAACATACGTTCCTTGAAAAAATAATATATCAGCTGAGTATTCAAGTATACTAAAAGATAAATAAATATAATTTATTAGATTATATTTGATGGAGGAGTATAAAGTGTACATATACAAAGTATTGGACGAATTGTTCGAGACTTATCTGTTTTATCGTTAAATAGCCTGGCAGGGCTACCAGTCCTAATTCTACTCCTGAATTCTTGAATCCAGAATCCAATTAATTATAAATGCTGGTATATTATGAATTCGTTATTATTACACTGTTATAAGTATACTTCAAATAGAATAAGACTTAGCTTAAATACAATTATTACATGGATTAAATATAAGGGGTAACAAATTAAAGCGTTTAAACACTCAAGATATTGCAGCACTTTAGTATATTCATTGTTTATATTAGGTAAGAACATACAAGCTATTTGTAGCATTCATTTAATAAATAATTAAAATGCGACAGAAAACAAATAGTGTGTGTGTTTGTATATTTATAGGACGAGGTTAAGCATTTTAAGTACTAGCTAAATTTGCTTCATGATCGCCTTGGTTTCTCTGATTACTTAATAGGGGGTAATTGTTGTTTGAAAGAATTAAACTAAAATAATTATATTTTTATCCAGACGTATATAAAGTTCATTTTAGTAAGCTAAATGAACTCTATATAATGTTTAGGTTTAATTCTTTTTAAAGGCATTTATTACAATTTAAAAAGAGGAGGGATTTTAATAGCAGGTTGTTTTGATAGGTATAAGAAAGAGGTTTATAAATTACCTAAGTGCTTTTAGTAAATATGAGACAGTTAATTATTAGACTATACAAGCAGTTGTTACGGCGATCATCAGAAGCGTATAATAAATAAGTCTGACGATTTGATGAAACTATTACTAGTGGAGAAAGTAAGTGTCGGGCTGTTAATTATAAAATAATTTTAAGGATAGCAGTTAAGAAGCACTGAATTTATCAAATTTTAGTTAAGGAGGTTATAATAGAAAAAGTAAAAAAATAAAAAGTTATATAATAAATAAGGGGGTTTATAATCGATGAGAACAAAAAGACTTATGGCAGTTTTACTAACGACTTTGTTACTACTTGGCAGTATATTCTCAAATGTGTCGTTAGCTGCAACAGCACCTTCGATTTCACTTGATCTTGACAAAACGACAGCGTCAGTTGGCAGCATAATTAAAGCAACAGTCAATATTAACGGTATTTCAAATTTTGCCGGTTATCAGGCATGTTTGAAATATGATCCATCAGTTTTACAGCCGGTTTACAGTGATGGAACAGCATATGATTCATCATCAACACCAGAACTTGGCACATTACTTCAAAAAAGGTATAGTCCTACAGAAATGGCTAGCAACGAACTGACACAAGGACTATTGAACTTTGGTAGAACATACATGAACCTGGATGGCTATAAAAGTTCAGGTGTAGGTGAAAATACTGGCTCAATTGCAGAAATTTATTTTAAAGTTTTAAAAACTACACCTACTACAATAACATTTACAGATAGTGCAGCTT is a genomic window containing:
- a CDS encoding glycine--tRNA ligase → MEKVVALAKNRGFVYPGSDIYGGLANAWDYGPLGVELKNNVKKAWWKKFVQESPYNVGVDCALLMNPQVWVASGHVGGFSDPLIDCKECKTRHRADKLIEDWNEQNSINLRIDGWKNEQLLEYMKEKEVTCPNCGKNNFTDIRKFNLMFKTFQGVTEDSKAEIYLRPETAQGIFVNFKNIQRTSRKKMPFGIGQIGKSFRNEITPGNFTFRTREFEQMELEFFCQPGTDLEWFKYWKDFCYNWLLNLGIKEESLKLRDHSKEELSHYSNATTDIEFKFPFGWGELWGIADRTDFDLKQHMEHSKEDLSYFDPTTNEKYVPFCIEPSLGADRVALAFLCDAYDEETVEEGDVRTVLRFHPVIAPVKIAVLPLSKKLGEESYKVYEKLIKNYVCEYDETGSIGKRYRRQDEIGTPYCITFDFDSLNDGSVTIRERDSMQQVRMKIDELDGFFKEKFEF